The following proteins come from a genomic window of Amphiura filiformis chromosome 16, Afil_fr2py, whole genome shotgun sequence:
- the LOC140136306 gene encoding squalene monooxygenase-like isoform X2 translates to MEEMRAPLVVVSDGHYPHLSSEFQTTYKPTSKSCCLALMLKDHEFGEGFGKHSLEFVVGTLHAQWNVFYINKREIRSMIYVNGPTPSDLNNFVEEKVAPFAPDHMKESYLRSAKSVSRVQSVRTKSMAANVDSTPGVLVLGDAFNNRHPINACGMTVALKDVCYWWNALSNVKDLTDDKAIYEQKLRFHKERLDWAYALNVMAELSTRLFSLNDESIIKMQQFMIKSLRSVPEEEIQTE, encoded by the exons ATGGAG GAGATGAGAGCCCCATTGGTTGTAGTTAGTGATGGGCACTACCCTCATCTGTCAAGTGAATTTCAAACCACTTACAAACCAACCAGCAAATCATGCTGCTTGGCTCTCATGCTCAAGGATCATGAATTTGGCGAAGGATTTGGAAAGCACAGCCTTGAATTTGTCGTTGGAACTCTTCACGCGCAATGGAATGTATTTTATATAAACAAACGTGAGATTCGGTCAATGATCTACGTGAATGGACCTACACCATCAGATTTGAATAACTTTGTTGAGGAGAAGGTAGCACCATTTGCTCCAG ATCACATGAAAGAATCCTACCTTAGAAGCGCCAAGTCTGTTTCAAGAGTTCAGTCTGTACGAACAAAAAGCATGGCGGCAAATGTGGACAGTACTCCTGGGGTTCTAGTGCTGGGCGATGCGTTTAACAACCGACATCCTATAAATGCGTGTGGAATGACAGTAGCACTCAAAGACGTGTGTTATTGGTGGAATGCACTGTCTAATGTCAAAGATCTCA CCGATGATAAAGCTATCTACGAACAAAAGCTTCGCTTCCACAAGGAACGACTAGATTGGGCGTATGCTCTAAATGTTATGGCTGAGTTATCTACTCGTCTTTTCAGTCTTAATGATG AAAGCATAATAAAGATGCAACAGTTCATGATCAAAAGTTTGCGAAGCGTACCGGAGGAAGAGATCCAAACCGAATGA
- the LOC140136306 gene encoding squalene monooxygenase-like isoform X1 has protein sequence MVYLIFPQEMRAPLVVVSDGHYPHLSSEFQTTYKPTSKSCCLALMLKDHEFGEGFGKHSLEFVVGTLHAQWNVFYINKREIRSMIYVNGPTPSDLNNFVEEKVAPFAPDHMKESYLRSAKSVSRVQSVRTKSMAANVDSTPGVLVLGDAFNNRHPINACGMTVALKDVCYWWNALSNVKDLTDDKAIYEQKLRFHKERLDWAYALNVMAELSTRLFSLNDESIIKMQQFMIKSLRSVPEEEIQTE, from the exons ATGGTCTATTTAATATTTCCACAGGAGATGAGAGCCCCATTGGTTGTAGTTAGTGATGGGCACTACCCTCATCTGTCAAGTGAATTTCAAACCACTTACAAACCAACCAGCAAATCATGCTGCTTGGCTCTCATGCTCAAGGATCATGAATTTGGCGAAGGATTTGGAAAGCACAGCCTTGAATTTGTCGTTGGAACTCTTCACGCGCAATGGAATGTATTTTATATAAACAAACGTGAGATTCGGTCAATGATCTACGTGAATGGACCTACACCATCAGATTTGAATAACTTTGTTGAGGAGAAGGTAGCACCATTTGCTCCAG ATCACATGAAAGAATCCTACCTTAGAAGCGCCAAGTCTGTTTCAAGAGTTCAGTCTGTACGAACAAAAAGCATGGCGGCAAATGTGGACAGTACTCCTGGGGTTCTAGTGCTGGGCGATGCGTTTAACAACCGACATCCTATAAATGCGTGTGGAATGACAGTAGCACTCAAAGACGTGTGTTATTGGTGGAATGCACTGTCTAATGTCAAAGATCTCA CCGATGATAAAGCTATCTACGAACAAAAGCTTCGCTTCCACAAGGAACGACTAGATTGGGCGTATGCTCTAAATGTTATGGCTGAGTTATCTACTCGTCTTTTCAGTCTTAATGATG AAAGCATAATAAAGATGCAACAGTTCATGATCAAAAGTTTGCGAAGCGTACCGGAGGAAGAGATCCAAACCGAATGA
- the LOC140172795 gene encoding squalene monooxygenase-like, whose product MTITPSVNSTTVAGVVGIVSAMTLLKYIMTSHRRIHVPTLPKIDVPPKFSDSDADIIVIGGGFTGATFAARCGMDGRKVVMIEKNMGIDDTFRGEGLLPAGVNTLETLGMKDVLDDVDGNIITEYAFHDMRLGGKPAIVTLPEPGMLVMRHSSFVSALRNKVLSQQSVTVIEGVGKELLKENGRVVGVKYRRKGQDNLEEMRAPLVVVSDGHYPHLSNEFQTTYKPVSESFVLGLLLKDHEFGEGGGKHRADMIVGTSHAQYTVYYLNKHDIRSMVVVNGPTPSDLNKFVEEKVAALAPDHMKESYLRSAKSVSRVQSVRTKSMAANVDSTPGVLVLGDAFNNRHPITACGMTVALKDVCYWWNALSNVKDLTDDKAIYEQKLHFHKERLDWAYALNVIAEFSSRLFSLNDESVIKMQQFMIKSLRSVPEEERSKPNPVSGLFGGTITDPKAVNNMLDGTLQGTIQEIYDTQPYLYAVWEAMKVRRKWNAMMKEIMEPYA is encoded by the exons ATGACGATTACACCATCAGTAAATTCTACCACAGTAGCTGGTGTTGTTGGTATTGTCAGTGCAATGACATTGCTAAAATACATCATGACGTCACATAGACGCATACATGTTCCAACATTGCCAAAG ATTGATGTACCGCCAAAATTCAGCGACTCGGATGCCGACATAATAGTCATTGGTGGTGGTTTCACAGGGGCGACTTTTGCCGCCCGATGTGGTATGGACGGCAGAAAAGTTGTGATGATTGAGAAGAATATGGGAATAGATGACACATTCCGTGGGGAAGGTCTACTGCCCGCTGGTGTGAATACTCTAGAAACACTTGGAATGAAag ATGTTTTAGATGACGTGGATGGCAACATCATCACAGAATATGCTTTTCATGACATGCGACTGGGTGGTAAACCAGCAATTGTGACACTCCCGGAACCAGGAATGTTAGTTATGCGTCACAGCTCATTCGTTAGTGCCCTCAGAAATAAAGTTTTGTCCCAACAATC AGTGACAGTAATAGAAGGTGTTGGAAAGGAACTTCTGAAAGAAAACGGACGTGTAGTCGGTGTCAAGTATCGACGAAAAGGACAGGATAACTTGGAG GAGATGAGAGCCCCATTGGTTGTAGTTAGTGACGGGCACTACCCTCATCTGTCAAATGAATTTCAGACCACTTACAAACCGGTCAGCGAATCATTTGTATTGGGTCTCCTGCTCAAGGATCATGAATTTGGTGAAGGAGGTGGAAAACACAGGGCTGATATGATTGTTGGAACTTCTCACGCGCAATACACTGTATATTATTTAAATAAACATGACATTCGATCAATGGTCGTCGTGAATGGACCTACACCATCAGATTTGAATAAGTTTGTTGAGGAGAAGGTGGCTGCATTAGCTCCAG ATCACATGAAAGAATCCTACCTTAGAAGCGCCAAGTCTGTTTCAAGAGTTCAGTCTGTACGAACAAAAAGCATGGCGGCAAATGTGGACAGTACTCCTGGGGTTCTAGTGTTGGGCGATGCGTTTAACAACCGACATCCTATAACTGCGTGTGGAATGACAGTAGCACTCAAAGATGTGTGCTATTGGTGGAATGCACTGTCTAATGTCAAAGATCTCA CCGATGATAAAGCTATCTACGAACAAAAGCTTCACTTCCACAAGGAAAGACTAGATTGGGCGTATGCTCTAAATGTTATAGCTGAGTTTTCTAGTCGTCTTTTCAGTCTTAATGATG AAAGCGTAATAAAGATGCAACAGTTCATGATCAAAAGTTTGCGAAGCGTACCAGAGGAAGAGAGGTCCAAACCGAATCCTGTATCTGGCTTATTTGGAGG GACTATAACCGATCCAAAGGCCGTGAATAATATGCTTGATGGAACACTTCAGGGTACTATTCAAGAGATCTACGACACACAGCCATATCTATATGCTGTATGGGAAGCTATGAAAGTTCGGAGAAAATGGAACGCTATGATGAAAGAGATCATGGAACCTTATGCTTAA